One Catalinimonas alkaloidigena DNA window includes the following coding sequences:
- a CDS encoding catalase family protein, with protein sequence MPPLQLGQESPPPGEAADITAMIALMKASLAKRYAPGETLRQFHPKMHGCVRAELTVDADLPEHLRQGLFREHKTYQAWVRFSNAPPKVQSDAKASGRGMAIKVLEVGEASLVDDPIGVPTQDFLLTTSPVLSPGNARNYRQALYGLVHGFPHNLPYVFNPGNWRRLALTLRFMKKHADLLTLSYFSGSPFRLGGEGTAVKFSARPLYAPLVERPRRPAPDFLRQRLVDHLATQDATFTFLVQPQTDPVREPIEDTSRIWHAPFYRVGTLRIPSQEFDTEARRTFGENLSFSPWHSLPTHRPLGGINRVRRAVYEELAAFRMQQKGVEPSSLQ encoded by the coding sequence ATGCCACCCTTACAACTCGGTCAGGAGTCCCCCCCCCCCGGTGAAGCGGCCGACATCACGGCGATGATTGCGCTGATGAAAGCCTCGCTGGCCAAGCGGTACGCACCCGGCGAAACCCTGCGGCAGTTTCATCCCAAAATGCACGGCTGCGTACGGGCCGAACTGACGGTCGATGCCGATTTGCCCGAGCATCTGCGGCAAGGCTTATTCCGAGAACACAAGACGTATCAGGCGTGGGTGCGCTTCTCTAACGCGCCGCCGAAGGTCCAATCCGATGCGAAAGCTTCGGGGCGGGGCATGGCAATCAAGGTGCTGGAGGTAGGAGAGGCCTCGTTAGTAGACGATCCTATCGGTGTTCCCACGCAGGATTTTCTGCTGACCACCAGCCCGGTCCTGTCGCCCGGCAACGCACGAAACTACCGGCAGGCGCTCTACGGCTTGGTGCACGGCTTTCCGCACAACCTGCCGTACGTGTTCAACCCCGGCAACTGGCGACGCCTGGCGCTGACCCTCCGGTTCATGAAGAAGCATGCGGATCTGCTGACGCTGTCGTATTTCTCCGGCAGTCCGTTTCGGCTGGGCGGAGAAGGCACGGCGGTCAAATTCAGCGCCCGTCCCCTGTACGCCCCGCTGGTGGAACGGCCGCGTCGCCCCGCACCCGATTTTCTGCGGCAGCGCCTTGTCGATCATTTGGCGACGCAGGACGCTACGTTTACCTTTTTGGTGCAGCCTCAGACTGACCCCGTCCGCGAACCGATCGAAGACACGTCCCGCATCTGGCACGCGCCGTTTTACCGCGTCGGTACCCTGCGCATTCCGTCGCAGGAATTCGATACCGAAGCACGGCGGACATTCGGTGAGAATCTCTCTTTTTCGCCGTGGCATAGCCTACCCACGCACCGACCGCTGGGCGGCATCAACCGCGTGCGTCGCGCGGTATACGAAGAACTGGCCGCCTTTCGGATGCAGCAGAAGGGGGTGGAGCCGTCGTCACTCCAGTGA